A single region of the Nomia melanderi isolate GNS246 chromosome 12, iyNomMela1, whole genome shotgun sequence genome encodes:
- the dnt gene encoding tyrosine-protein kinase Dnt: protein MLLKLAVLLSLLVRPGASYFNLFLSQAEVRKLMGLEAELFYVREGVINEYAIKFVVPVPAQVHKLHFTWENLAGRPLPYSMSVDINNPTALSSSLNISLIGEIPVGGLQTWALTLHCGPYDAEVDLSLRINVSLSRRNTTSLDFRRKKICLKDKSNVGVEEVLVAASGSTSGGQVFYAVVGCVCAFIAAIFVLVTAYYVRDKKTRRHRDPLQESRGLSSACSVERSTGVGPAQTFLSSETPPPASATSTSTYRRLDDRPSRELHERIQEITVQRCRVRLLSIEMEGTFGRVYRGSYHEEGASTPRDVLVKTAAEHASQSQVALLLREGLALYGLSHPVLLPVLGVSIEDRSAPFLLYPHTGYKNMKRFLLRCKLSSEGPPRALTTQEVVEMALQAAKGVQYLHRKRLVHRDLAARNCVVDDDLRVQITDNALARDLFPQDYHCLGDNENRPIKWLAIESLLNKTFSTASDVWAFGVLLWELTTLAQQPYVEVDAFEMASYLRDGYRLAQPINCPDELFAVMAYCWAMSADERPTFSQLIVCLQDFHTQLTRYV from the exons GTCTAGAAGCGGAATTGTTTTACGTGAGAGAGGGCGTCATCAACGAGTACGCAATTAAATTTGTCGTCCCAGTGCCAGCGCAGGTTCACAAGCTGCATTTCACTTGGGAAAATCTCGCCGGCAGGCCG TTGCCTTATTCAATGTCGGTGGACATCAACAATCCAACAGCTTTGAGCAGTTCCCTGAACATATCTCTAATCGGTGAAATCCCGGTGGGTGGTCTTCAGACCTGGGCTTTGACGTTGCATTGCGGCCCATACGACGCGGAAGTCGATCTAAGCCTTCGAATAAATGTCTCTTTATCGAGACGAAACACGACCAGCTTAGACTTCAGACGGAAGAAAATCTGTTTGAAGGATAAAAGCAACGTAGGAGTAGAAGAAGTTCTCGTTGCTGCTTCTGGATCCACTTCCGGCGGACAAGTGTTCTATGCTGTCGTTGGCTGCGTCTGTGCCTTTATCGCCGCCATTTTTGTTCTGGTTACTGCCTACTACGTCCGTGATAAAAAAACCAGAAGGCATCGTGACCCTCTTCA AGAATCAAGGGGTCTCAGTTCCGCGTGTAGCGTGGAACGTAGCACTGGCGTTGGACCAGCACAAACATTTTTGTCTTCTGAAACACCTCCTCCAGCGTCTGCTACATCCACGTCTACTTATAGAAGATTAGACGATCGACCTAGCCGAGAACTGCACGAAAGAATCCAAGAAATCACAGTTCAGag ATGCAGGGTACGCCTTCTCAGCATTGAAATGGAAGGCACATTCGGTCGCGTGTACAGAGGCAGTTATCACGAGGAGGGCGCGTCTACCCCGAGGGATGTCCTAGTGAAAACTGCCGCTGAACATGCATCACAATCGCAA GTCGCCCTCCTCTTGCGCGAAGGTTTAGCATTATACGGTCTAAGTCACCCGGTGCTACTCCCCGTTTTGGGTGTCTCGATCGAGGACAGAAGCGCGCCTTTCCTTTTGTATCCGCACACCGGCTACAAGAACATGAAGAGGTTCTTGCTGAGGTGCAAGTTGAGCAGCGAGGGGCCACCGAGAGCTCTCACCACGCAAGAAGTCGTCGAAATGGCCCTTCAAGCAGCCAAAGGAGTCCAGTATCTGCACAGAAAGAGGCTGGTGCACAGAGATCTAGCTGCTAGAAATTGCGT cGTCGACGATGATTTAAGGGTCCAAATCACGGACAATGCCTTAGCCAGGGATCTGTTCCCGCAGGATTATCATTGTCTCGGCGACAACGAGAATCGGCCGATCAAGTGGCTTGCCATAGAGAGTTTACTGAATAAGACGTTCAGTACTGCTTCCGATGTG tGGGCATTCGGAGTCTTGTTATGGGAACTCACGACACTGGCACAACAACCATACGTGGAAGTGGATGCATTTGAAATGGCTTCGTATCTTAGGGACGGGTACAGATTAGCACAGCCAATCAACTGTCCGGATGAATTGTTTGCTGTCATGGCATATTGCTGGGCGATGTCCGCGGACGAGAGGCCGACGTTTAGCCAATTGATCGTCTGCCTTCAAGATTTCCACACTCAGTTGACCAGATACGTTTAA